From a single Fulvivirga ulvae genomic region:
- a CDS encoding aldose 1-epimerase, producing the protein MFELSQYRFGKFEVIKLFHQEKNIGLEVIPEFGARLNSLKVSSDSVSGIEVIDGFSSEEDIFNDTYYKSAFLFPFPNRLKDGTFSENGVTYSFPLNERIRHNAIHGFIADLPFEVEYINTTVEHAEIRLILNQTTPLKYYPFTFRFTVTYKINSRSDFEVSINVKNTSSSNMPFGLGWHPYFTFPEWTGVKLKVSEVDQVELNERALPSGNVKSYSALSTFKEVDEIQLDDCFVLKCKDRNIAHLQNGLACLTMWRDVDTIPYLQLYTPGRNCIAIEPMTCNVDALNNKMGMISLESGGSYTTSFGTSVC; encoded by the coding sequence ATGTTTGAATTATCGCAATACCGTTTTGGCAAATTTGAAGTTATTAAATTGTTTCATCAGGAGAAGAATATAGGGTTAGAGGTCATACCTGAATTCGGAGCCCGCCTGAACAGCCTGAAAGTATCTTCTGATTCCGTCTCCGGCATTGAGGTGATTGATGGGTTTTCTTCTGAAGAAGATATTTTTAATGATACTTATTACAAAAGCGCTTTCCTGTTCCCTTTCCCTAACCGCCTTAAGGACGGTACATTTTCGGAAAACGGTGTGACCTACAGCTTCCCTCTTAACGAAAGGATAAGGCATAATGCCATACACGGCTTTATTGCTGATCTGCCTTTTGAGGTAGAATACATCAATACTACTGTAGAACATGCGGAAATCAGGCTGATTCTCAACCAAACAACTCCATTAAAATATTATCCTTTTACTTTCAGGTTTACTGTAACCTATAAAATCAACAGCAGATCTGATTTTGAAGTAAGCATAAACGTGAAGAATACTTCCTCCTCCAATATGCCTTTTGGGCTAGGCTGGCATCCTTACTTTACATTCCCTGAGTGGACCGGCGTAAAGCTTAAGGTTAGTGAAGTAGACCAGGTAGAGCTCAATGAAAGGGCGCTTCCATCAGGCAATGTAAAAAGCTACTCTGCCCTCTCTACTTTTAAGGAGGTTGATGAAATTCAACTTGACGATTGCTTTGTGCTAAAATGCAAAGACCGCAATATAGCCCACCTGCAAAACGGGCTGGCCTGCCTGACCATGTGGCGCGATGTAGACACTATTCCTTATCTGCAATTGTACACTCCTGGTAGAAATTGCATCGCCATTGAACCTATGACATGTAATGTTGATGCCCTGAACAATAAAATGGGCATGATAAGCCTTGAATCTGGCGGTAGTTATACTACGTCTTTCGGGACTTCGGTTTGTTAA